CTGCGGCGGAAGACCACCGTGGCCGCGGACCGGGCCCTCCTCAAGGGGTTGCCCAAGGTGAAGGCCGAGATGACGTGGGTGCCGTGGACCCACCGCAGGCTCTCGCGCGCGAGTGGGTACGGCGCGGGAATCGTCTCCCCAGGTTGGTACGCCCATTTGTTCGGTGCGCCCGACCGGCCCGTCGAGCGCTGGATGACGAAGGTCGCCCGGCTGCTGCGCGACGAGGACAGGCTCGTGTCGTCCGCGCACGTCATCGAAGCGGTGCGGCTCGCCGAGACGCTGGCCGCGATGCGGGGGCGGCCGCTGGCCGGGCTCACCGAGACGGCCGATGCAGTGCGGGCGGTGATGTGCGAGGGCTCCGACGTACCGCTCGCGCTCGTGCACGACAAGCTCGTCGTCGGGGACGTGCTGGGGGAGGTGCCCGATGCGGCGCCCGCGGTTCCGCTGCAGCGTGACCTCACGAAGCTGCAGCGCAGGCTTCGGCTGAAACCGGAGGCGTCGGAGCGGGAGTTGGAGCTCGACCTCCGTAAGGAGACGGACGCCGCGCGCAGCAGGCTGTTGCACCGGCTGCGGCTCCTCGGCGTGGGCTGGGGCGAGCCGACGGCGTCCCGGGGGAGCACGGGGACGTTTCGGGAGACCTGGCGGCTGCGGTGGGAGCCGGAGCTCGCCGTGCGGGTCGCCGAGGCGGGGGTGTGGGGGACGACGGTCCTGGGTGCGGCCACGGGCAAGGCGTCCTCCGACGCGGTCGACGCGGGGGCGCTGTCCGACGTCACCGTGCTCGCCGAGCGGTGCCTGCTGGCGGAGTTGCCGGACGCGTTGCCCGTGGTGATGCGGGTCCTTGTGGACCGGGCGGCGCTGGACACGGACGTCGGACACCTCGCGCAGGCCCTTCCCGCGCTGGTGCGGTCACTCCGGTACGGGGATGTCAGGGGGACCGGTACGGAGGCCCTCGGCGAGGTTGCCCTCGGGCTCGCCGAGCGGATCTTCGTCGGGTTGCCGCCCGCGTGCGCGGGGCTGGACGCGGACGCGGCTCTGGAGATGCGACGGCATGTCGATGCGGTGCATCAGGCGGTGGCACTGCTCGGGGAGTTCGGTGCGGGGTCCGGTACGGGTTTCGGTTCGTATTCCGGTACGGGGGGCGCGCAGGGGGTTCGCGCTCGGTGGCACTCCGTACTGCGGACGCTCGCCGAGCGGGAGTCCGTCGCCGGAGTCGTGCGGGGGCGGTGCGTGCGGCTGCTCCTGGACGGCGGGGAACTGGGGGACGAGGACGTCGCCCGCCTCATGGGGCTCGCGCTGTCCCGGGGCAGTGCGCCGGCCGAAGGGGCCGCCTGGATCGAGGGGTTCGTCGGGGGCGGATCCGGAGGCGGGATGCTGCTCGTGCACGACGAGCGGCTGCTCGGGCTGGTCGACGACTGGCTGTGCGGGGTGTCGGACGCCGCCTTCATCGACGTACTGCCGTTGCTGCGACGCACGTTCTCGGCGTACGAGGCGGGGGTGCGGCGGACGTTGGGCGAGCTGGTGCGGCGGGGGCCGACGGGGCGGTCGGCCGGTGCTGTCGGGGGGGCCGGAGCCGGGCAGGGCGCGGGGATGCCCGGTTTCGGCGCCCGGCTCGACCCCACGCGCGCGGACGCCGTGGTGCCGATCGTCCACCTGCTCCTGGGCCTGCCGATGGACGCCGGGGTTGGGGCAGGGGCAGGGGCGGGGTCTGGGGCTGGGGTTGTGCTGCGGGCGGGTGCGGATGTGGGTGCGGAGGTGCGGGCGGTGGGGGCCGTCGGCGACGACTGCGTGGGGGTGGACGGGTGAGTCAGGGGACTCGTGCGGCGGAGATATCGGCGGCGACCGTATGCGGGTGAGCGGGGTGAACACGGTGGTTGGAGGGCTTGGCGCGGCGTGGGCTGGTGGGGGCGACTACGTGGGGGCGGTGGGGTGAGCGGGGTGAACACGGTGACTGGACGGTTCGGCGTGGCGAGGGCTGGCGGTGGCGACTGCATCGGGGTGGCGGGGTGGAAGCGGTGAACGGTGCGGCTGGGGGAGTTGGTGCGGCCGTAGGCGAGACCGAGGGGGGGGGCTTGGCGGGCCGGGGGCGGGGGGGCGAGGGGCCGGGGGGGGCGGGGGCGGCCGGGGGGCGGGGGGGCGGGGGGGGGGGTGGCGCGGCCGGGGGGTGGCGGGGCGAGGGCCGGGCCGGGGGAGGGCGTGGGGCGGCCGGGGGGGGCGGGGGGTCGGGGTAGCCGGGGGGGCGGGATCGAAGGCGAGGGCCAGACCGAGGTCGAGGGCGCGGGTGCGGCCGAGGGCGGCGGGCGAGCCGGGGTGGCCGGGGGAGTTGGCGTGGTTGGGGGCGTGGTCGAAGGCGGGAGAGTCGGAGTGGCTGGGGGAGTTGGCGTGGTTGAAGGGGGGGAGCCGGAGTGGGCGGGGGAGTTGGCGTGGTCGAGGGCGGGGGAGCCGCAGTGACTGAGGGAGTTGGCGTGGTCGGAGGCGGGGGACGCGGGGGAGTCGGGGTGGTTGGGGGCGAGGTCGGAGGCCGGGGTGGTGGTGTGACTCGGGGTGCGGATGGCGGTGGTGAGCGGGTTCGGCGGTGGCGGCTTGTTCTGGGCGGGGAAGGTGGGGATGGCACTGGGTGTGTGCTTGGGGGGCGGGATGCGGCGATGGATGACGCCCTCGGGGCGTTGTACGGGGGCGTGAGGGAGAAGGGGGGCGAGGGGCGGCGGGAGCGGTCGGCGGGGCTCGGGGCGTCCGCGCCGTCCGTGGCGCGGTGGCTCGGGGACATCCGTACGTACTTCCCCTCGTCCGTCGTGCAGGTCATGCAGCGGGACGCCATCGACCGGCTGGGGCTGTCCACGTTGCTTCTGGAGCCCGAGATGCTGGAGGCCGTCGACGCGGACGTGCACCTGGTGGGCACGCTGCTCTCCCTCAACAAGGCCATGCCCGAGACGACCAAAGAGACCGCGCGGGCTGTCGTGCGCAAGGTCGTCGAGGACCTGGAGAAGCGCCTCGCGACGCGGACCCGCTCCGCGCTCACCGGCGCGCTCGACCGCAGCGCCCGCATCAGCAGGCCGCGCCACCACGACATCGACTGGAACCGCACGATCGCGGCCAACCTCAAGAACTACCTGCCGGAGCACCGGACGATCGTCCCCGAGCGGCTCATCGGGTACGGGCGGGCGTCCCGGTCGGTGAAGAAGGAGGTCATCCTCTGCATCGACCAGTCCGGGTCGATGGCCGCGTCCGTCGTCTACGCCTCGGTGTTCGGGGCCGTGCTCGGTTCCATGCGGTCGCTCGACACCCGGCTCGTCGTCTTCGACACGAACGTCGTCGACCTGACCGACCAGCTCGACGACCCCGTGGACGTGCTCTTCGGCACTCAGCTGGGCGGCGGCACCGATATAAATCGCGCCCTCGCCTACTGCCAGTCGCAGATCACCCGGCCCGCCGACACGGTCGTCGTCCTCATCAGCGACCTCTACGAGGGAGGCATCCGCGACGAGATGCTGAAGCGGGTCGCGGCGATGAAGGCGTCCGGGGTGCAGTTCGTGACGCTGCTCGCGCTCTCCGACGAGGGGACACCCGCGTACGACCGTGAGCACGC
The sequence above is a segment of the Streptomyces sp. Je 1-369 genome. Coding sequences within it:
- a CDS encoding VWA domain-containing protein, with the translated sequence MTRGADGGGERVRRWRLVLGGEGGDGTGCVLGGRDAAMDDALGALYGGVREKGGEGRRERSAGLGASAPSVARWLGDIRTYFPSSVVQVMQRDAIDRLGLSTLLLEPEMLEAVDADVHLVGTLLSLNKAMPETTKETARAVVRKVVEDLEKRLATRTRSALTGALDRSARISRPRHHDIDWNRTIAANLKNYLPEHRTIVPERLIGYGRASRSVKKEVILCIDQSGSMAASVVYASVFGAVLGSMRSLDTRLVVFDTNVVDLTDQLDDPVDVLFGTQLGGGTDINRALAYCQSQITRPADTVVVLISDLYEGGIRDEMLKRVAAMKASGVQFVTLLALSDEGTPAYDREHAAALAALDAPAFACTPDLFPEVMAAAIEKRPLPIPDRAIQVPGSAG
- a CDS encoding DUF5682 family protein, with amino-acid sequence MTGARVRETLLLGVRHHGPGSARAVRAALDAGRPEVVLVEGPPEADALVDLAADEGMRPPVALLAHVVDEPGRSAFWPLADFSPEWVAIQWALGHGVPVRFIDLPAAHSLAVRTEDEGEGEGRGQGQGQGEGGGEGAGGGDGGDMGGVRVDPLGVLTETAGYDDPERWWEDVVEHRGTAGDPFAPFEAVAEAMEALREAYGDGGHARDLVREAHMRFQVRAAQKEFGPERVAVVCGAWHVPALRRKTTVAADRALLKGLPKVKAEMTWVPWTHRRLSRASGYGAGIVSPGWYAHLFGAPDRPVERWMTKVARLLRDEDRLVSSAHVIEAVRLAETLAAMRGRPLAGLTETADAVRAVMCEGSDVPLALVHDKLVVGDVLGEVPDAAPAVPLQRDLTKLQRRLRLKPEASERELELDLRKETDAARSRLLHRLRLLGVGWGEPTASRGSTGTFRETWRLRWEPELAVRVAEAGVWGTTVLGAATGKASSDAVDAGALSDVTVLAERCLLAELPDALPVVMRVLVDRAALDTDVGHLAQALPALVRSLRYGDVRGTGTEALGEVALGLAERIFVGLPPACAGLDADAALEMRRHVDAVHQAVALLGEFGAGSGTGFGSYSGTGGAQGVRARWHSVLRTLAERESVAGVVRGRCVRLLLDGGELGDEDVARLMGLALSRGSAPAEGAAWIEGFVGGGSGGGMLLVHDERLLGLVDDWLCGVSDAAFIDVLPLLRRTFSAYEAGVRRTLGELVRRGPTGRSAGAVGGAGAGQGAGMPGFGARLDPTRADAVVPIVHLLLGLPMDAGVGAGAGAGSGAGVVLRAGADVGAEVRAVGAVGDDCVGVDG